Below is a window of Impatiens glandulifera chromosome 2, dImpGla2.1, whole genome shotgun sequence DNA.
aatcaaaaacaattttaaaaaatgggttCCTATTTATCCATTCCGGGTAACCGGGTCAATAATCAGGTACCCAACCCGGATTGAACCGACCTGATTTGACCAGAAAATTTTGGTTCCTAATTTACCCAATTGGGTTGGGGCAACCAGGTACCCGACCCGTACCTGTTGCCTAGCCTAAATGAGTCAATGACAGTAAGAAGAGAATGGATCAACAGTTCCTTTTTTCTGTGATGAAAGTTAAatcttgatatatataaattcaagaTCACATTGAGTCTATTACAAAGTCTGAATCTGAAATGGAAACTGAAATGACACTTGAATTAAGAAGATCAAGTCTATAATCTAGAGCcataataaatatttggatgAGGAATTCTAATCTAATCAGATTGGTTAACAAAATTGGCTCAATATATCATCACTAAACAAAAGAAACAAAGAAAAGTGCCTCTTTGCTGTTAACATAAAAATAACCCATTGCCAAGAAACTCAGTCATCTTCTTGTGGACAATGTATCATCTTTAAAAATGATAACCAACTCGAGGAAACCGACGAATCTATAGATACTGCGTCTGTATTCTTTCTCTATTCTCTTCCCACCATGTCTTTGCATTCATCTCCCCGAACCTTTCTCGGCTATACCCAATTCAAAACAATCATCATTTGAAGAGTTTTAACAAATGTCAACTAAATAGTCTTTTGGTTAAACAAGATGCAGCATGAGTAgttaaatatgtttttcaatggcaatttaaaaataaatatcattgtAATCTAAAACTGTTTTGGCATTTTCATATATGTATTTCATTGGTAATTAGGTAGTTTTATAGGTAGAAGAGAGAAATGTTACCTAAATCTGACCCTTCGCAACTCCCTTGTGCCATCGACTAACTGTCTGATGGTAATGTAAACTCCTGGCTCATCTTGTTGAATCCACTCAGAATCGACTTCACTCGCATTACTAGCAGAAATAGATGGCTCATCTCTCGATGAAGTTGTGGTTCGTGAAGGATCAAAGGATGGTTCGATTTTATTGCCACCAATACCATAAGCACTCGAACCAGTGTTGTAATTGTGGTTAACACCTTGATCTGGTGTTCTATAATAGTTTTTGCTCACAGAATATGAAGAATCTCTGTTCTGttcatttgaaaaacaaaaataataacaataaaaatgagaaaCAGGGGATATCTAAATTTGGATCTTAGAACAATTGTGacagttttgatcatttgactttgatgtttcaaatttttaactcaGAATTACAATAATTGTATTGAAATGAActagttttcaaaataaaattaaactgaATTATTGACAGATACCTCATCTTCAGATCCACCAGGTGTATTAAGAGCCTGCTTGTTGAATCTCTGAACATTGTACAATTCCATTACTCTGTCATAATTCTCACCCCACCACCTTTGAGCTTGCCATTTATCAAATATCTCGCGACTGAATCCACgagaaaaaacaaatgaaaaagacTTAAATAACCTTGTTCATGTTGGtgtatatatacttaaattgtAAAAACGAAATAAAGGGTATTCTGGTATTTTAGTCGATGATAAATACCCATAAGACATACCTGAAACGAATTCGTTTAAGATCATTCCCACCAGTAGGAAGTGACATAAAAGTAATTTGAACACCGGGTTCAACTTGAGCCATCCATTGTTTAGGCTCATCTAGACCATGATCCAGATCAGAGTCTAGACCGAACCTGGATTTATTAGATTGAACCGCGACATATTCTTGAGTTGCGAAATCCCAAGCTGTTGTTGAACTACCTCCAGATGGTTGAACATAAGAAGGAACACCATCTTCTGATATGGTATCAAATTCTGGATATGATCCATAATTTCCTCCTCTTTTGTACATCATGTTGGGATTATAGTGTTTTTTTGAGTGTTTATATGAACCAGACATCTTCAATGCCATATCTTTTATCtgtaatttatatatgaattatgtTAAATCATGAACTTTATTTGTCAAATGAAATAGTATATAATTCAATCACACTATTATaccaaaaaagaagaaaattattCAGTGTAGTCTCTAAAcgaaatatgtttgattttttttatatatttgctAGAACTAGTTTGGCAGCTTGTTTTGCAATCACTACTTATTCACCTTTATAAGCCCAAACAAACTAACCCTAAGTTTAGAACTAGTTTGGACCTCTTTTTTTATAAGGGATAACCCAACATTATTTGGctctttatcaattaaaatatattaaaataactttttattaaatattattatctttaattttttttattaaatattattatctttaagTTTATCCACTAAAAcctataagttatttaaataatatataattcaacaatATTATATCTCTATTCtgttatattattcaaaatactaaaataatttttattttaaataattattttttattttatcattatatattaatatcttttaagtctttttaccaaaaatatatcaatatcaAATTATCgtcaatcatttaaataaataagaagcCTAAATAACAACTTTCATAACCTCAAGAtaagggttatttaaataatcctaaACAAACAAGagctaatgttttttttatttataaaaaattcttcAATAATATCATATTCTTTTGAACATTGTAATATCTAAGttcatatatcaaaatatattattttatttttataaaattttaatattataataattaaaaaaaaggacaTAGAATAGGAAGTGAGAGTGTAGGATAAGAAACCTGCGCCGTCAGACTTTTGACGGAATCCTTGGCGCGTGGCGCTCCATCATCCTCCTCCTTCTGCTTTGAGCAAGTTATACACGTCAGCATCTTTGACCtccaaattctttattttccttttttaccCTTTCTAGGTTTTGAGGCTGTAATTACCTGCgataataagaaaaaacaaaaaaagaatgttttaaattccatacaaattatttcataaacatttctcCCACCAACAACCAAACAGACCTTACAAAAAACATGGAAAAAAAAcacagtagagagagaaagctcgGGATCAGAGAATAATGGCGTCAATAATTAAAACATAGAATTTCAAAATGGGTATTGTCCAAATCGGATTTATATATCCTCATTCTTCAAGAAGaaatctagagagagaaaaagaaaagaaaacagaaGAAATGTACACGCCGGAGAATAATAATACAGTTTTATTGGGATGATCGGAGATAAAAGAGTGATGAAAGCGGTTGTTGAATCGACAACTAGACAATGAAAAAAAGAGCAATCGTGTTTTCATGGCTGGTCCATGTTTTGAAAGTGACTCTCCAAAACaaaactttctctctctctcctctctgTTTCAAATTATATTCCTCTCGAAGAAAAGATTGACATGACAGAACACTATCTATAATACTGTTTAGAAAGAAAAAGGAAGAACCCTAAAAACAGTTTTCAAAAAAGCATATTGAATCGAGAAAGGAAGAATACCCATTACCTTGTTTGCTCTGTTTGACCTGAAAATGGTGGAAATCCGGCGGGGTAAGAATTTCCGGCCGGTGAGATATTGAGGGGTCTACACTATAGTTGTTTTGAATGAAATGGGGAAAAAAAGAGACAAGAAGACAGGGTTTCTAGGCTTTTGCCtgtgtatatatatacaaggatggaggaagaaagagagagatgatTGTGACCTATTGTCCTTGGTTATTACCTGGGTTAAGGatggttttgttttgttttgtttttttaaaggaTTTTTATTTAGTAGTTTATTGTggaaaaatagattatttaagttatattactaaatttaatgtttaatcaaaataataaattgattgtTAAAGTAATACATGAGTTAATGAGAAGGTATTTTAATTAGATTCAAATAACCATACATGggccacatcaaacaagctaaaATAGGTTTATTgtagttatttgaaaataattctaaaatatggTGTCTAGCCGTGGAAATTAGTTTCTTTGTAACGattaaatatcattaatatatcatattttaaaatataataataattttaagattatttagactgatttgattatttaaataataaaacatttactttatatcatttttctgtttatattattaaatttattaaaaataaatacaaaaatatttttattttatcattatatattaatatattttaaatcatttaaaaaaataacattctATTACAAATTATTCCTTTTTAAAtaacaaagttatttaaaaatggtatacacaaacaagaaaaaatgttagaataatatgtttgaggaagtaatttaatattattattattattattattaaaaattaaaaataaaataaaataatttatttatttttcaaatatatttttgaatggattgactaatttaattaataagaagataatgaaataatgtttatttatacttaataaaatatttttaaaaatatataaaagttatttatttaaataatcttttatcctcttgtatatatactttttcataatcaaatcaattaatttcttaacaaaatattaaaataattattatttattttttaaaacaaatattttttcattaaatataattactaATAAACCAACTTTTTTTATAGCTCCtaacaataaagaaaaaataacctCAATTTGAACATGGCATTGAATTATTACATTCAATTCACATATTGgtaattagttttatatacaGTTTTGCAGGTTGAAcgataataatttgaatttgagatgTTAAATAATTTCTGTCAAAATCTCTAATCTAAATCGGAtatgtttatttgtaattaatattgcatatctatttcaaattaaaatgatatcaacacaaaaataacaataaagttGAATCACAAATTCCCCATTTCAAATGAGTAGGAAAGagtgaataaaaaatactaaGAAACAATTATAAACGGGTTGATGAGTATATTTCGGGTCATTTTAGGTTGAttatattttgacattttattaACTATGTTAAATGGGTTAGCTCATTTTGACTCGAACCTGTTTATTAATACATTATCCAAACTTGTATTCGTCTCGGTTTGAATTGTGTTTTCTTGTCTAGTCAAAAattgtaagtttattttttatataacacaCTATTTAATTGAAGTAAAACTTAtcatcacaatattataaaacttgaaacaataattgctattaattttataattaactaaaaacatataactttataaaattatgtgtaaatatttagacaatataaaataaacattttaagaaAACCTTACATGACCCAAACACTGTGTTCGGTGGTTTGTCTTTGGGTCAAAAATTGCAAGCCTACTTTTATGTAATATGccatttaattgaaataaaatttatcatcaATGTTATAAAACTTGATGATAagaattgatataaattttattgccTATAAAGTTAACGagtacttttaaataaataaaatcaaaatattttaatatttaataaataagttaaataattttaaataaataaaaagtataaattaaagtgattataaaaaaaaaataatgttagttattcaaataaattgaatattataaaagcgtatttaaatatttaataaatatgctGAATAAAACTAGCctttataaatatagatattattataaaaatgtatatttaagtaatataaaataaacatttaaaatctattaaaataattatttattaaataaaaaaatggcctatatgtttttcttctatatattaataaccataatatatataatcaatatttcatattaattaagaaattaaaaatgaattaaagataatatgttagtcatattatttctatatgatcagattattttaattaagtttttatatataaatattattaaaaataataatgtatatttaatttttttatgtaactCCCCATAATGTTCTCTTCCCTATCAGTAGTTTAGTACATGTCTCAACCACATGACAGACTGTGGAGTGACTCGAGATTcgattagttttaaatttagtttgacatctttttaaagaaaatattattttaaattttttttgtgaatACCTATGAGCTTctgaaattaatcattaaaaataattcaaatttttaataatttattgacCAAATAACAATTAGGTTAaaacccgatttaaattaatcaaacataactaatttaaaagattattccccttttaaataattttgtacaattatttacgtaatctaaattTATCCTTCTTTAGGACTCCCGAactactaatttaaaaaaataaatgttataaataaatctcatagccatattttgttttaataaaataaaaccgtCATTTGACGGGCGCGGAGGACATAGTGTGAAATCATTTCCCGTACCTAACCAAAAGTTGAACCCTTATAATGACTCTAGTATAAATTACGTTTAATACACGTAccctttattaattttttctaaaatcatttggcgactctgtttttaAATTGCGTACCTGCaattgcgttgatataaaactgagtaaaaaccctgaaaaatatcaaaaaagtgttagaatttaaaaataaatttcaaattgggccttagccaaaatattgtTTTAGGAAATAtccgaaaatatttaaatatcattttctgacttttcaggattatttgaaaatagattgaGATTCCAAATTGTAAAACTAATTTTGGAtattgaaaagtggaaccaaacaggtctTAGGACTAAAGTCCTAGGGTCTGGATCCAATTTTTCCAATCTAGACTCGGACGGGCTCGGTCTAGACTGGGGTGGTCTGGATTAGAGCTTGGGAGCATGGGTTCATGGATCCGAAGGGCTCGGTCCAGGGTTCAGAAGACTCGGTCCCGAACTTAGACTGTTCGGTCGAGGGACTGGAGGGCTCAGTCGAGGGGTTTAAGAGGCTCGATCCTAAACTTAGGttgctcggtcctaggtctgggAGGCTCGATCCCAAGTCTAGTTTTCTCGATCGTGGACCTAGGAGGCTTAGTCCCAAGTTAGACCTCTCGGCCCGAGGTTAAAACCTCTATCGGATTCTTAGGTCCTTACTCAAGAACACTAGTCCTATggctcggtcctaactcaagaacatcggtccttggtctcagTCCTAGGCCGATTTTCTCAGTCCTTGAATTTGGTTAGGATCGAGAATTCTCAATCCTGTTTCTAGGTCCCTGTCCTACAAGACTCGATCGTCGGGGGACTgagtgttcttgaattggtcaagaaTTGCAGGTgctataacttttgatacaaatcatggaatcatgatctgtaagttTTAATCAACTCTTATGATTATAGGGAACAAAATCACTAACCTTAATCacgatcaatcgatctctacaaaaaataatttctcaaaatcgtttttaggtcaaaatttgggatcttttgaattagAACATTTCAATGTCTGATACTTATTCCATTAGCtttaaaatgatgaatatagctgaacacaaccaaaacaaggaCATCATTCAAGCTCTGTAATAACTTTTGAAAACGAAAttcaaatccattttttttatatttcagtttgaGCAAACATGATTGGGATGTTGTTTTAATGATTTGGAAatcattttaacatgtttagcAACTATATGAATCAAAAATTCAAGCTTAAAGCTCAAAAttatgaatttcaaaaaatccaaattttcaattcattttttttgttttatgttgatttgatcaaaactaTTTCAATAGAAAGTTCATATAACATATAGGGAATGATTCTTAACAAAGAAATCATATGATTAAACCCTAGAATAGATCAAACTGATCAAACTTggaaaaattcaattttcattcACAATTCGAATTACAAAGGTTCTAGATGCTTACAaacagttggagaacactccaatgataTATTGAAAGCTTTTTAGAAGCCTCGATCAAAGCTTTGATCGCTGGAGATGATTTTCACACAAATCAATTTGGCTAGAATCTTTGATTCTATGATTTTGTATGTAATATGTGATAATTGTTTGATGTTTTGGTAGAGGATACCTAGAAGATATTTATACCCAACTAGGTGGGTTGAAGAGAtcgaattcaaattcaatttttccatttgaagttaTATCCCTAAGTCTATTTTTTTATCTTCGGAAGCCTAGTTTTAGGCTAAGATGGAGATTCTAGGTATAGGACTAATGATGGCGAAAATAAAACTATCACATGGGAGAGAAAACGAAAGGATAAGGATGGTTGAATGAATGATATGAAGCTTTTGGAAGAAACGCCTGTCATCGGTCGCGTTTACGGCAATCGCCTACATCAGCGAAGAAGAAGTGTCTACACGACATCGTTTTGTTTAAAAAGACAACGCGTCGTCGGAGGTCTATTGGAGATTCGTCCGCGTTTGGGCGTTTCGGCTAACGAGGGTGACATTCCGTTAGTTGATCTGCTGTGGACCCGGGCGCGCGTTTGCTTGGTTACAACCGGCTGTGTGGCACCTTTTTTGGGCATTGGATGAAAATCTAACGCTGATCCAATGGTCCAAAATCCTACtacaataattaaacataattttgtttatacatgattatcaatttatatttttaataaatgagttatttgaaatcgaatttttaatCCTTTTTTTGCGTTTTTTCCTCACCAAAAGTtgcataaaaaatatatttagaaacataataaaaattatgtctattattttattttttgtgtattttagaatatttatttgattgttttaaaccataaactatacataatttatgtttaaaatcataactaaataatttcaacccttttgagtttaatttgggtaaaataactacaatattttaacctcaaactatttttagatttttattaattttcctaattaaaaattaattattacaataattaattctaatttaattttaaatctcTTCctagattattttgaatttaaaccttcaaaatattatttttatgtcaaattttcatagttacaattttatttttcataattacattaattatttttaatatatatatatatatttattttgttttagaaaaatatataaattaatataaaataaacttttaaaatttattaaattattaaatattaaatataaaagtccagttttatttttctcacttatgtattaataaaatatcatttttctatatttattaaaatcacactctctttgatatttaataaataaaaatattaataaaataataataagataatcgCCACCAAGTAGATGTGTCATATGACACATGTCATTCTAGATTTGTAGCTAGGTGACTTGTAgcttaaaagtatttttaatatttaaatatataaaataagtgatTAGATGTttgaaatagaaaaacaaaattttataaataagtaattcaatataaaatttaacattaacaCAGTTAAGTATGTATATACTATATAGACACttgtgatatttatttttaatttaatttatgttatattttttattatttcactcttttaataattttgttttcttaacttaattattacttattttattttattttttaaaatctcagtatttttaatgtttttcataaattcatatattttttataaataaataagttttttcaaTGGctcttttcttaaaaaaaaaggtttagatattatttattaaaaaatatcaattattaaaagaaaatattttttttacatgaattctaaaataagtaaatcaaagcaaaaaaattaattaaaaaacctaaataccaagaaaagttataaaattatttataagaacaGTTTAGTTACAATATTTgctattaaatgaaaataaaagtacctttaattttcattttacaagaatatattgaaaacactaaaaaataaaatcaactaacaaaatctaacataaaacaaacaatattataattctcttttaaaatgatcaatcaaatattataaaataagagtTCTAAGcacaagaaattataaaatattattttaatttataatgatcaatattttgttttactattttatatatttaaatataaatattaggaataaacataaataattaattgatcagATTGctaatgttataaattatttaaatctaaactataaaattttttatagtttaattatttaggttttagaAAGATTAATTATTCTCGAATATGGTCATTTTCTCAGAACATAATTCGGTGAATCTTTTAGTTTCTGAATTTTTATTACTGTAAATATTACTATACCATGTCCTTAAATCTCCTAACTCAAATATAGAaactaaaaatagaaataaaaacaacttttaaatattaaatcaagttCCCTAACATGGACACATTCATGGACACATTCGGAAAAATTCTAATTACAAGTTGATCATGTTCGAGAACTTACCTTCTGTTAGTGTTGAAATTGGATGTAGTTGAAGGAAACTAATTctcctaaaaaaatataagtagaATGTTTGTAGAGTTTTAGTTATTCTTCATTCATTTTAGGGCTTACCATTTTCAAAActcgaaagaaagaagaaatcttCAAAGTCgcggaaaaagaaaaaaaaatcgttGAAATCCGAAGTCGCGTAAAAAAGAAGGAAGATGTACAtttcaaaacccaaaaatcGAAAATATAGAGGGAGAAAGAGAGGGgttaaaatagtaataaaatagtCCACCGTAATTTtttagtcatttttttttttcacgatGGCTGCTtcttatttaaatgataaaataaaagtttcaaactaattttatttgtatgtttcaattattgtctttcaaaatttttatacaCATATGGGGTgggtttatttttgttatattagaatttttatccaaaatttatatattttatcatatttttctaataatttatcaaacaaaatatatttattttatttttataaattttaaatatataatttaactaattaaaaacctaaataaacTCCCTTAAAAtaacaaagatcaaacaaactcaaataaatgttaagacacataaaattaataaaagtaaccAAATATACCCACTAAAATTAAAGTAACAAAATATGCCCGATTGATATATGTAAATACTCCCTTCTTTTCATCGCGTGGAAGCAATTGAGGTCCatttataaagt
It encodes the following:
- the LOC124926936 gene encoding protein BREVIS RADIX-like, translating into MLTCITCSKQKEEDDGAPRAKDSVKSLTAQIKDMALKMSGSYKHSKKHYNPNMMYKRGGNYGSYPEFDTISEDGVPSYVQPSGGSSTTAWDFATQEYVAVQSNKSRFGLDSDLDHGLDEPKQWMAQVEPGVQITFMSLPTGGNDLKRIRFSREIFDKWQAQRWWGENYDRVMELYNVQRFNKQALNTPGGSEDENRDSSYSVSKNYYRTPDQGVNHNYNTGSSAYGIGGNKIEPSFDPSRTTTSSRDEPSISASNASEVDSEWIQQDEPGVYITIRQLVDGTRELRRVRFSRERFGEMNAKTWWEENRERIQTQYL